GAACGATGTGGAGGCGCTGCGCACCACCTTGGAGCGGGAAGGCGACCAGATCGCCGCGGTGCTGAGCGAGCCCATCATGTGCAATACCGGCTGCATCCTGCCGGAGCCGGGCTATCTGGAGGCGATGCGCGAGCTGACGCGCAAGCATGGCGTCCTGATGATCCTGGACGAGGTGATCACCGGCTTCCGCATCGCGCTGGGCGGCGCCCAGGCCCATTACGGCGTCACCCCCGACCTGTCGGTCTTCGCCAAGGGCCTCGGCGGCGGTTTCCCGGTCGCGGCGATGGGCGGCCGGGCCGACATCATGGCCCTGGTGGAAAACGGGACGGTGTCGATCGCCGGGACCTACAACGCCAACATGATCGCCGTGTCGGCGGCGAACGCCACGCTCGACGAGCTGGCCCAACCCGGCATGTACGAACGGCTCTACGCCGTTTCCGACCGCCTGCGCGAGGGGCTGGACCGGCTGATCCGTGACCTGCGCATCCCCGCCCATGTCGTCGGCCTCGGCCCGGTCTTCCAGCTCTGGTTCGCCGACCGGCCGATCCGCAACTACCGCGACGCCGTGCGTCATGCCGACCACGACGCCTTCCGGCGCTGGTGGGAGGGCATGCTCGACCGCGGCATCCTGTTCCATCCCGGCGCCTACGAGAATCTGTTCGTCTCCTTCGCCCACAGCGAGGCGGATATCGACCAGACGCTGGCGGCGGCGCGTGAAACGCTCACCGAAATGATGGTCGCGTGAAACGCCCGGCCTCCCTCTCCCCCCGGTTCGGCCGTGCCGCCGTCGCGGCGCTGGCCAAGACGGCGGCTTTGACGGCGGCCATGACGGTTGCCGTGGCGGCTGCGCCGGCCGTGGTGCTCGCCGATCCCGTCGCCGCCCCTTCCGGGACGGAGGCGGGAAGTGGGACCGGCGCGAAGACGGCGGCGACCGGCGTGACCCTGGCGCTTGGCGCCGGGGCGATCGCCCAGCCCGCCTACCAGGGAGCCCGCCGCACCGAATGGTCGGCGGCTCCCTATGTCAGCGCCGAGTTCGGGCCGAACCTCTCCATCGACTCGCTCGACGGTGTCCGCGTCACGGTTCTGCATGAGGGCATCCTCAGCCTCGGCGCCATCGCGCGTTACGAGCCCGGACGGTCGAGCCGTTCCCTGCCGGCGCGGCTGCGTGGCCTGAACGGCTTTTCCGACACGGCGGAGCTGGGCGGATTCGCGACGGCCGAGAGCGGCCCCTTCTCGCTCGATCTCATCGGAACCGAGGAGGTCAGGCGGGGCCGGCGCGGCGCCGTTCTTGAAGCCCACGCCGCGTTCTCGCTTCCGCTGGGCGATCCGGCCGAACAACAGGGAGCGGACCAGCAGGGCCTTTCCCTGGGACCGTTCATCAAGGCGGCCAACCGGTCCTACCTGCGGCGGAACTTCGGCGTCGATGCGGGACAGGCGGCGGCGACCGGCCTCGACAGCTTCAGCCCGCATGCCGGTTTCGACATGGCGGGGCTGGAGGCCAACGGCGCCATCAAGCTGGTTGACCGCTGGTCGATGCGCGGCTTCGCCAACTGGGGGCGGCTGGTCGGCGGCGCGTCGAATTCGCCGATCGTACGCAATGGCGGTCGCGGCAGCCAGCTCTCCAGCGGGCTTTTCCTGGTCTATACGCCATGAGGGTGAATCAATGACCGGTCTCGCCATCGCCGCATGGCTGGTGAACATGCTGTGCGACACGGTGGGGCAGCTCGCCTTCAAGGCGGCGGCCACCCATCCCGGCGACGGCTGGGCGCGCTGGCGGGGCATGGCCGCCGGCCCCTGGCTGTGGGTCGGGATCGGCTGCTTCGTCGTCGAGTTCTTCGCCTGGCTCGCCTTCCTGTCGCTGGTGCCCTTGTCCACCGGGGTGCTGCTGGGGTCGATCAACATCGTTCTGGTGATGATCGCCGGGCGGATGCTGTTTCGCGAGCGGATCACCCGGCTGCGCTTCACCGGAATCCTGCTGATCGCCGCCGGGGTGACCGCGGTGGGGGTGGGAAGCTGATGCGCCGCGAGATCA
This portion of the Azospirillum sp. B510 genome encodes:
- a CDS encoding aspartate aminotransferase family protein, translated to MTSSYQQPDRRRRSAALFEQARTLIPGGVNSTARATWSGWDPYPLFVERGTGSRVTDVDGNEYIDYLLGLGPMLLGHRPPAVTKAVVDCIEQRGTVFALPSADETILARKITAAVPGLERVRLCNTGTEAVLYTVRLARAFTGRPKLIRFEGMYHGFSDGVYWSKHPKLDAAGRDDAPTAVPQGPGMPRGVGDSLIILPWNDVEALRTTLEREGDQIAAVLSEPIMCNTGCILPEPGYLEAMRELTRKHGVLMILDEVITGFRIALGGAQAHYGVTPDLSVFAKGLGGGFPVAAMGGRADIMALVENGTVSIAGTYNANMIAVSAANATLDELAQPGMYERLYAVSDRLREGLDRLIRDLRIPAHVVGLGPVFQLWFADRPIRNYRDAVRHADHDAFRRWWEGMLDRGILFHPGAYENLFVSFAHSEADIDQTLAAARETLTEMMVA
- a CDS encoding MipA/OmpV family protein; its protein translation is MKRPASLSPRFGRAAVAALAKTAALTAAMTVAVAAAPAVVLADPVAAPSGTEAGSGTGAKTAATGVTLALGAGAIAQPAYQGARRTEWSAAPYVSAEFGPNLSIDSLDGVRVTVLHEGILSLGAIARYEPGRSSRSLPARLRGLNGFSDTAELGGFATAESGPFSLDLIGTEEVRRGRRGAVLEAHAAFSLPLGDPAEQQGADQQGLSLGPFIKAANRSYLRRNFGVDAGQAAATGLDSFSPHAGFDMAGLEANGAIKLVDRWSMRGFANWGRLVGGASNSPIVRNGGRGSQLSSGLFLVYTP
- a CDS encoding EamA family transporter, coding for MTGLAIAAWLVNMLCDTVGQLAFKAAATHPGDGWARWRGMAAGPWLWVGIGCFVVEFFAWLAFLSLVPLSTGVLLGSINIVLVMIAGRMLFRERITRLRFTGILLIAAGVTAVGVGS